A part of Hydrogenobacter sp. T-8 genomic DNA contains:
- the yaaA gene encoding peroxide stress protein YaaA, translated as MFLFLLPYSRLQKKLVFKNCDESRFTLEEFEPLARSIEKEFVKDHSLAPLYRRFRNVFWESLELWVLPPPVVRYIEENSWVLSPLYGLVKPTACIPFAPVSWKEFYGGKTLMDFWKEHIRNLSKKLLSEKVVVSFLGKPYEKLFDLKYAKGFLSFEYYRKEQKVKLPYKHYAYTLRYIAEKNLSLSELEKINFYDYKVESIRSVDNKTVVFMRSEGRYEI; from the coding sequence ATGTTTCTTTTCCTCTTGCCTTATAGTAGGCTTCAAAAGAAGTTGGTCTTTAAAAATTGTGATGAGAGCAGGTTTACACTTGAGGAGTTTGAGCCTCTTGCAAGGTCTATTGAAAAGGAGTTTGTCAAAGACCACTCTCTTGCACCTTTGTATAGAAGATTTAGGAATGTTTTTTGGGAAAGTCTTGAGCTGTGGGTCTTGCCTCCTCCTGTGGTTAGATACATAGAGGAAAATTCCTGGGTCTTGTCTCCTTTGTATGGTCTTGTTAAACCTACCGCTTGCATTCCCTTTGCACCTGTATCTTGGAAGGAATTTTATGGAGGGAAAACTCTTATGGATTTCTGGAAAGAACACATAAGAAACCTCTCAAAAAAGCTCCTTTCTGAAAAGGTTGTCGTTTCCTTTCTTGGTAAACCTTATGAGAAACTCTTTGACCTAAAATATGCCAAAGGCTTTTTGAGCTTTGAGTATTATAGGAAAGAACAGAAGGTAAAATTACCCTATAAACACTATGCCTATACGCTAAGATACATAGCTGAGAAGAACTTGAGCCTTTCTGAGCTTGAGAAGATAAACTTCTATGACTACAAGGTGGAAAGTATAAGGAGCGTGGATAATAAAACTGTAGTGTTTATGAGGTCGGAGGGTAGGTATGAAATCTGA
- a CDS encoding glycosyltransferase family 2 protein, with protein MKSDTYISIVIPAYNEEDNIPILYEKLKGVLERLGREYEIIFVDDGSVDRTWERLKDIAEKDQRVKLIRFRKNYGQTAAMYAGFQHVSGEVVITMDADLQNDPEDIPMLLQKLEEGYDIVSGWRKDRKDPFLSRKLPSMIANWIISKVTGVELHDYGCTLKAYRADIIKRLELYGDMHRFLPALTKRLGAKITEIPVRHHPRLYGKSKYGIGRTVRVILDIFLVKFLNEYINKPMYVFGTVGFALLSLGLLMLFYLVFIKLFLDEEIGRRPLLILSVLFTLAGIQLLSTGIIAELLVRIYYRTKEDKPFVVEEKVNL; from the coding sequence ATGAAATCTGATACATATATCTCCATAGTTATACCTGCCTACAACGAAGAAGACAACATACCCATACTCTATGAAAAGCTAAAAGGAGTTCTTGAAAGGCTTGGAAGAGAGTATGAGATTATTTTTGTGGATGATGGTTCTGTAGACAGGACTTGGGAAAGGCTAAAAGATATAGCGGAAAAAGACCAAAGAGTAAAGCTAATACGCTTTAGGAAAAACTACGGACAGACCGCTGCCATGTATGCGGGCTTTCAGCACGTTAGCGGAGAGGTAGTCATAACCATGGATGCAGACCTTCAAAATGACCCAGAGGACATTCCCATGCTCCTGCAAAAGCTGGAAGAGGGCTACGACATAGTAAGCGGGTGGCGAAAAGACAGAAAAGACCCCTTCCTCTCCAGAAAGCTCCCCTCTATGATAGCTAATTGGATAATCTCAAAGGTAACTGGTGTGGAGCTTCATGACTACGGATGCACTTTAAAGGCTTACAGGGCGGACATAATAAAAAGGCTTGAGCTATACGGAGACATGCATAGGTTTCTGCCTGCACTTACAAAAAGGCTTGGAGCGAAGATAACAGAAATTCCAGTAAGGCATCATCCAAGATTGTATGGAAAGTCAAAGTATGGTATTGGTAGGACTGTAAGGGTTATTCTTGATATTTTCTTAGTAAAGTTTCTCAACGAATACATAAACAAGCCCATGTATGTGTTTGGCACGGTGGGCTTTGCCCTTTTGAGCCTTGGATTGCTTATGCTTTTCTACCTTGTTTTCATAAAGCTCTTTCTTGACGAGGAGATTGGAAGAAGACCTCTGCTTATACTGAGCGTCCTCTTTACCCTTGCGGGCATACAGCTTCTTTCCACCGGCATAATAGCGGAGCTTCTTGTGAGGATATACTACAGAACAAAGGAAGATAAACCCTTTGTAGTGGAAGAAAAGGTCAATCTTTAA
- a CDS encoding LysR family transcriptional regulator, which translates to MKNIDIDLRLLELFCCVYEKGSLSESSNCLHLSQSTISFHMHQLEKSIGLKLFYRKGRRLLPTSNAHMLYPYARKLLELKLSVIEEIRLLTGSYKGYIKIGASSIPGSYLLPHFISRYLNKNPSTQIDLIVEDSEIVLSRLEAGEVDIGFTGFVQQDRRMVIREVWEDSILFVGGKDVKDWLTLEELTKMPFVLREETSGTRKFVEGFLNSVGVDVRSLNVVLVVNKNEVILDVLKNIRAVSYLSSHVLKGSDASEIRVLRVQGLEIPKRKFYMVYSKDRPQSPAVKNFLEEFSKFLQEVSV; encoded by the coding sequence ATGAAAAACATTGATATTGACCTAAGATTGCTTGAGCTCTTCTGTTGTGTATATGAGAAGGGTAGCCTATCTGAAAGCTCTAACTGTCTACACCTCTCTCAGTCCACTATAAGTTTCCATATGCATCAGCTTGAAAAGTCCATAGGACTAAAGCTCTTTTATCGCAAGGGAAGGAGGCTCCTGCCCACAAGCAACGCCCACATGCTCTATCCCTACGCAAGAAAATTGCTTGAGCTAAAGCTCTCTGTGATAGAAGAGATAAGGCTTCTGACGGGTTCTTACAAGGGCTACATAAAAATAGGAGCAAGCTCCATACCGGGAAGCTACCTACTTCCACATTTTATAAGCAGGTATCTTAACAAAAACCCAAGCACCCAAATAGACCTGATAGTGGAGGATTCGGAGATAGTGCTCAGTAGGCTTGAAGCTGGGGAAGTAGACATAGGCTTTACAGGCTTTGTTCAGCAAGACAGAAGGATGGTAATAAGGGAGGTTTGGGAGGACAGCATACTTTTTGTCGGTGGCAAGGATGTGAAGGATTGGCTTACCTTAGAAGAGCTTACCAAGATGCCCTTTGTTCTGAGGGAGGAGACCTCGGGCACAAGGAAGTTTGTGGAAGGCTTTTTGAACTCTGTGGGGGTGGATGTGAGAAGCCTAAATGTGGTTCTTGTAGTGAACAAGAATGAGGTCATATTGGACGTATTAAAAAACATAAGGGCGGTTTCCTACCTCTCTTCCCATGTGCTGAAAGGGTCTGATGCGTCCGAAATACGTGTCCTAAGGGTTCAGGGTTTGGAAATACCTAAGAGGAAGTTCTACATGGTCTATAGCAAGGACAGACCACAGAGCCCGGCGGTTAAGAACTTTCTTGAGGAGTTCAGTAAATTCCTACAAGAGGTAAGCGTCTAA
- the mtnP gene encoding S-methyl-5'-thioadenosine phosphorylase encodes MIGVIGGSGLYKLEGFEIVKKLRVRTPFGEPSSEVVIVRVGDRELAFISRHGEGHVYPPHLVPYRANLWALRELGVKRILAVSAVGGINKTFKAGDFVVIDDLLDLTKNRKDTFYEGKFSLPVDGDDKVAKLLKEGKVVHIDASQLYCPQMRNLLFEVLEDLKLTYHPSGVYACTEGPRFETPAEIRAIERLGGDVVGMTGYPEVVLARELTMCYASICIVANPAAGIAGYRLTSDEVISLMKEKEQEIGKLIVEFIKRLPENRTCGCDRILEGAEV; translated from the coding sequence ATGATAGGTGTAATAGGTGGCAGTGGACTTTATAAACTTGAAGGCTTTGAAATAGTGAAAAAACTTAGAGTAAGGACGCCTTTTGGTGAACCTTCCTCTGAAGTGGTAATAGTCAGAGTAGGAGATAGGGAGCTCGCCTTCATCTCAAGGCACGGTGAAGGGCACGTATACCCTCCTCACCTTGTGCCATATAGAGCGAACCTCTGGGCTTTGAGGGAGCTTGGTGTAAAGAGAATTTTGGCTGTGTCTGCGGTCGGTGGTATAAACAAAACCTTTAAAGCAGGAGATTTTGTGGTGATTGATGACCTTCTTGACCTCACAAAAAACAGAAAAGACACCTTTTATGAAGGTAAGTTTTCTCTACCTGTGGATGGTGATGACAAGGTAGCCAAACTATTGAAAGAAGGAAAGGTAGTTCACATAGACGCAAGCCAACTATACTGCCCTCAGATGAGAAACCTTCTCTTTGAAGTTTTAGAGGACCTAAAACTTACCTACCATCCCTCTGGCGTTTACGCCTGCACAGAGGGTCCAAGGTTTGAAACACCAGCGGAGATAAGGGCTATAGAGAGGCTCGGTGGTGATGTGGTAGGTATGACAGGCTATCCCGAGGTGGTCCTTGCAAGGGAGCTCACCATGTGTTATGCAAGCATATGCATAGTGGCAAACCCTGCAGCAGGTATAGCGGGCTACAGGTTAACCAGCGATGAGGTTATAAGTCTTATGAAAGAAAAAGAGCAAGAAATAGGCAAGTTGATAGTTGAGTTTATAAAGAGACTACCAGAGAATAGAACCTGCGGTTGCGACCGCATACTGGAGGGTGCGGAAGTTTAG
- the nth gene encoding endonuclease III, which yields MVQEILLRLDKVFPDRLELNFSNPLELLVAVILAAQSTDKKVNQLTEKLFKKYRSCEDYLKAPLEELERDISSINYYKNKAKFIKSACQHIVERFGGQVPDSMEALTSLPGIGRKSANIILYNAFGKNEGIAVDTHVSRVSQRLGLTKEKKPEKIEKDLMKIVPREQWGKFSNLLVLLGRYICTAQKPKHHECPLYDLCPSREL from the coding sequence ATGGTGCAGGAAATCCTTTTAAGGCTTGATAAGGTGTTTCCAGATAGACTTGAACTAAACTTTTCAAACCCGCTTGAGCTACTGGTGGCCGTCATACTTGCAGCACAGTCAACAGACAAAAAGGTAAATCAACTGACCGAGAAATTATTTAAGAAATATAGAAGCTGTGAAGACTATCTTAAAGCACCCTTAGAGGAGTTAGAAAGGGATATAAGCTCCATAAACTACTATAAAAACAAGGCAAAGTTTATAAAGTCCGCCTGTCAGCATATAGTGGAAAGGTTTGGAGGACAAGTTCCAGACAGTATGGAAGCTCTCACAAGCCTGCCTGGAATAGGCAGAAAAAGTGCCAACATTATCCTATACAACGCCTTTGGAAAGAACGAAGGCATTGCGGTAGATACGCATGTGTCAAGGGTTAGTCAAAGACTGGGTCTAACAAAGGAGAAAAAACCTGAAAAGATAGAAAAAGACCTAATGAAAATAGTCCCAAGGGAACAGTGGGGGAAATTCTCTAACCTCCTTGTTCTTCTTGGAAGGTATATATGCACCGCACAAAAGCCTAAACACCATGAGTGTCCTCTTTATGACCTTTGTCCTTCGAGGGAGCTATGA
- a CDS encoding EAL domain-containing protein has translation MPRLVDGVEKKEELEFFLELDVDFIQGFIFSKPEPYPKIRQIEELAYNSISSY, from the coding sequence GTGCCTCGTTTAGTAGATGGGGTTGAGAAAAAGGAAGAGCTTGAGTTTTTCCTTGAGCTTGACGTGGACTTCATTCAAGGCTTTATATTTTCCAAGCCAGAGCCTTATCCCAAAATAAGACAGATAGAGGAGTTGGCATATAATAGTATTTCGTCCTATTAA
- the metE gene encoding 5-methyltetrahydropteroyltriglutamate--homocysteine S-methyltransferase, with product MKTLAYGFPKLGEKREFKSLLENFWKGKISEQDFIDGMNSLRDWIAGLYSQYVDLFPSGDLSYYDFMLDMSITLGAIPRRFGEYKGLETYFQMARGGQALEMTKYFNTNYHYLVPELEGKNFRLFKNIPLEEYSYLKDKGYEAFPKVIAPYTFLKLSKVLKRSSLSDLPLYELSKLEGQKDFEEYLNAVFPAYEELLKALSSAGAQVVIMEDPALCLDMQDWEWDLVHETYACLSKYVDLYVITYYDSVSNYKRFVELPVKALGFDLVSNRENLENLRKEGFPEDKVLIAGIINGRNVWKANLREKLNLVEELAKLSKELIVSNSCPLFHLPVSVEPEDSLQEGLKERLSFAKEKLRELHTIKKALQGDQDAIREVEHSEKLSTQAFGVREEVRRWVASLTASDFERDVPYAERIRLQQDLLKLPLLPTTTIGSFPQTEEVRKTRTAYTSGKITEEEYKDFIRKQIEHVIRVQEEIGLDVLVHGEFERTDMVEFFAQRLEGIAVTKHGWVLSYGSRVYRPPIIYGDVYRPEPMTVEEISYAQSLTEKPVKGMLTGPVTILNWSFYREDISKREIAYQIALALLEEVKDLERAGIKIIQIDEPAFREGAPLKRRDWEEYFDWAVKAFRLCSKAQPQTQIHTHMCYSEFNEVLDYIYQMDFDVISIEASRSKGEIISAFENFKGWDRHIGIGVYDIHSPAIPTKEQMRAVLERAMKVLPVEILWVNPDCGLKTRRWEEVIPSLKNMVETAQELRKELVQA from the coding sequence ATGAAAACTCTTGCCTATGGCTTCCCAAAGCTTGGAGAGAAAAGGGAGTTCAAAAGCCTTCTTGAAAACTTCTGGAAGGGCAAGATATCAGAGCAGGATTTCATAGATGGCATGAACTCTTTGAGGGATTGGATTGCTGGGCTCTACAGCCAGTATGTAGACCTTTTTCCTTCTGGAGACCTTTCTTACTATGACTTTATGTTGGATATGTCCATAACCCTTGGTGCAATTCCCAGAAGGTTTGGAGAATACAAGGGTCTTGAGACCTACTTCCAGATGGCACGGGGCGGTCAGGCTCTTGAGATGACAAAATACTTCAATACCAACTATCACTACCTTGTTCCAGAGCTTGAGGGCAAAAACTTTAGGCTTTTCAAAAACATACCCCTTGAGGAATACTCATATTTAAAGGACAAAGGATACGAGGCTTTTCCAAAGGTAATAGCACCCTACACTTTCCTTAAGCTTTCAAAGGTCTTGAAAAGGTCTTCTCTGTCAGATTTGCCTCTTTATGAGCTTTCAAAGTTGGAAGGTCAAAAGGACTTTGAGGAATATCTCAATGCGGTGTTTCCAGCTTACGAAGAGTTGCTCAAGGCACTAAGTTCTGCGGGTGCACAGGTGGTGATAATGGAAGACCCTGCTTTGTGTCTTGATATGCAAGATTGGGAGTGGGACCTGGTGCATGAGACCTATGCTTGCTTGAGCAAGTATGTAGACCTTTATGTGATAACCTACTATGACAGCGTTTCTAACTACAAGAGGTTTGTGGAACTTCCTGTCAAGGCTCTTGGTTTTGACTTAGTTTCCAACAGAGAAAACCTTGAAAATCTAAGAAAGGAAGGCTTTCCAGAGGATAAGGTTTTAATAGCGGGCATTATAAACGGCAGGAATGTGTGGAAGGCAAACCTCAGAGAAAAGCTAAACCTTGTGGAGGAGCTTGCCAAACTTAGCAAAGAGCTTATTGTTTCCAACTCTTGCCCCCTTTTCCATCTGCCTGTGAGCGTAGAGCCAGAGGATAGCCTGCAGGAGGGTCTAAAGGAAAGGCTTTCTTTCGCAAAGGAAAAGCTAAGAGAGCTCCACACCATAAAGAAGGCTCTGCAAGGAGACCAAGATGCGATAAGAGAAGTGGAACACTCAGAAAAGCTCTCTACGCAGGCTTTTGGTGTAAGAGAGGAAGTAAGAAGATGGGTCGCATCCCTTACCGCCTCGGACTTTGAGAGGGATGTGCCATATGCGGAAAGGATAAGGCTACAGCAAGACCTCTTGAAACTTCCTCTTCTTCCCACCACTACCATTGGCTCTTTCCCACAGACAGAGGAGGTGAGGAAAACAAGGACTGCATACACCTCTGGGAAAATAACAGAGGAGGAATACAAGGACTTTATAAGGAAACAGATAGAGCATGTGATAAGGGTTCAAGAGGAGATAGGGCTTGATGTTTTGGTGCATGGTGAGTTTGAAAGGACGGATATGGTGGAGTTCTTCGCTCAGAGGTTAGAAGGTATTGCGGTCACAAAGCACGGATGGGTGCTCTCTTACGGCTCAAGGGTTTATAGACCACCCATAATATATGGCGATGTTTACAGACCTGAGCCTATGACGGTAGAGGAGATTAGCTACGCACAGTCTCTCACGGAAAAGCCTGTAAAGGGTATGCTCACAGGTCCTGTAACCATACTAAACTGGAGCTTCTACAGAGAAGACATAAGCAAGAGAGAAATAGCCTATCAGATAGCTCTGGCACTGCTTGAGGAGGTCAAAGACCTTGAAAGGGCTGGCATAAAGATAATTCAGATAGACGAGCCTGCTTTTAGGGAAGGTGCACCTCTCAAGAGAAGGGACTGGGAGGAATACTTTGACTGGGCGGTAAAAGCCTTTAGGCTGTGTTCCAAGGCTCAACCACAAACTCAGATACACACCCACATGTGCTACAGCGAATTTAACGAGGTTTTGGATTATATATATCAGATGGACTTTGATGTAATCTCCATAGAGGCTTCACGGAGTAAGGGCGAGATAATTTCTGCCTTTGAAAACTTCAAGGGTTGGGACAGGCACATAGGCATAGGCGTTTATGACATACACTCTCCTGCCATTCCTACAAAGGAGCAGATGAGAGCTGTCTTGGAAAGGGCTATGAAGGTTCTGCCAGTGGAGATACTGTGGGTAAACCCCGACTGTGGTCTAAAGACCAGAAGATGGGAAGAGGTCATTCCATCCTTGAAGAACATGGTAGAGACCGCACAGGAGCTTAGAAAAGAGCTGGTTCAGGCATGA
- the tkt gene encoding transketolase yields the protein MSSRDGILINTIRFLSVDQVERAKSGHPGMPLGASHIAYLIFDRFLRFNPQNPNWINRDRFVLSAGHASAMLYSLLFVMGYDLTLEDLKAFRQLGSKTPGHPENFLTPGVEATTGPLGQGIGNAVGMALAEKYLASYFNREGFPIIDHYTFALVSDGDLMEGISCEVGELAGHWKLHKLIVIWDNNKVSIDGPTSLAWSEDVCKRFSAFGWYVQHIEDGYNLEELERAIRNALSQKEKPSFISVRTHLGYGSPKQDDASVHGAPLGREKALETKRNLKWVEEDFYVPEEALSYREEKIKRGKELEEEWNRLFDAYAKSYPELAQELLRAFKRDWGEEYRKHIPVFTEAMATRQASGKVLNFIAPHIPTLFGGSADLSESNNTYLHGMGDFSAENPTGRNLHFGVREHGMGAILNGMAYHGGILPYGGTFLIFSDYMRPSIRLASMSGLQVIYVFTHDSIGLGEDGPTHQPVEQLSSLRLIPNLWVIRPADANETAVAWDMAIQRKEGPTALILTRQKLPLIDRSKYPPAQNITKGAYTLLDCEGLPELILIASGSEVHPTLRAGEMLSQEGLKVRVVNMASFEVFESQEEEYKRSILPPEVRKRVAVEAGRSLCWHKYVGPEGLVIGLDTFGKSAPGDVLMEHFGFSPEKIVKRIKEHFSL from the coding sequence ATGAGTAGTAGGGATGGGATTCTTATAAACACCATAAGGTTTCTAAGTGTAGACCAAGTAGAAAGGGCAAAGTCGGGACATCCCGGCATGCCTCTTGGTGCAAGCCACATAGCTTATCTTATCTTTGACCGTTTTCTACGCTTTAATCCCCAAAACCCAAACTGGATAAACAGAGACAGGTTCGTTCTATCTGCGGGTCATGCCAGTGCCATGCTTTATTCTCTCTTGTTTGTGATGGGATATGACCTTACGCTGGAAGACCTAAAGGCTTTTAGACAACTCGGTAGTAAAACTCCAGGACATCCCGAGAACTTTCTCACTCCCGGCGTGGAGGCTACCACTGGACCACTTGGTCAAGGTATAGGCAATGCGGTAGGTATGGCACTTGCAGAAAAGTATCTTGCCTCTTACTTTAACAGAGAGGGCTTTCCTATAATAGACCACTATACCTTTGCACTGGTAAGCGACGGAGACCTTATGGAGGGTATATCCTGCGAAGTGGGAGAGCTTGCGGGACACTGGAAACTCCACAAGCTCATAGTAATCTGGGACAACAATAAGGTTTCCATAGATGGACCCACATCCCTTGCTTGGTCTGAGGATGTGTGCAAGAGGTTTTCCGCTTTTGGCTGGTATGTCCAGCACATAGAGGATGGCTACAACCTTGAGGAGCTTGAGAGGGCTATAAGGAATGCCCTTTCTCAAAAGGAGAAACCTTCCTTTATCTCAGTCAGAACGCATCTTGGCTATGGCTCTCCAAAGCAGGACGATGCCAGCGTGCACGGTGCACCCTTGGGAAGGGAAAAGGCACTTGAGACGAAGAGAAACCTCAAGTGGGTAGAAGAGGACTTTTATGTGCCAGAGGAAGCCTTAAGCTATAGAGAGGAGAAAATAAAAAGGGGCAAAGAGCTTGAGGAAGAGTGGAACAGGCTCTTTGATGCATACGCTAAGAGCTATCCAGAGCTGGCACAAGAACTCCTTAGGGCTTTCAAAAGGGACTGGGGAGAGGAATACAGAAAGCATATCCCAGTTTTCACAGAGGCTATGGCAACCCGTCAAGCAAGCGGTAAGGTTTTAAATTTCATAGCTCCCCATATACCGACCCTCTTTGGTGGCTCTGCGGACCTATCTGAGTCTAACAACACCTACTTGCATGGCATGGGAGACTTTTCTGCAGAAAACCCCACTGGAAGAAACCTGCACTTTGGCGTAAGAGAGCATGGAATGGGTGCCATACTTAATGGTATGGCATACCATGGTGGCATTCTGCCTTATGGTGGGACTTTTCTTATCTTTTCTGACTACATGAGACCCTCCATTAGGCTCGCCAGTATGTCCGGTTTGCAGGTAATTTATGTCTTTACCCATGATTCCATAGGGCTTGGAGAGGATGGTCCAACCCATCAACCCGTGGAACAGCTCTCTTCTCTGAGGCTCATTCCTAATCTTTGGGTTATAAGACCTGCGGATGCCAATGAGACTGCAGTAGCATGGGACATGGCAATCCAAAGAAAAGAGGGACCAACCGCACTCATACTCACAAGACAAAAGCTACCCCTAATAGACAGGTCTAAGTATCCACCAGCACAAAACATCACAAAAGGTGCTTACACACTCCTTGACTGTGAGGGTCTACCAGAGCTAATCTTAATAGCGAGTGGTTCAGAAGTCCACCCAACGCTAAGGGCTGGTGAAATGCTCTCTCAGGAAGGTCTAAAGGTAAGAGTGGTTAACATGGCGAGCTTTGAGGTCTTTGAAAGCCAAGAGGAAGAATACAAAAGGTCAATATTACCCCCGGAGGTAAGAAAAAGGGTGGCGGTAGAAGCTGGAAGAAGCCTATGCTGGCACAAGTATGTGGGACCTGAAGGTCTCGTCATAGGACTTGACACCTTTGGCAAGTCCGCACCGGGCGATGTGCTTATGGAACACTTTGGCTTTAGTCCAGAAAAGATAGTGAAAAGGATAAAGGAACACTTTAGCCTATGA
- a CDS encoding YchF/TatD family DNA exonuclease: protein MIDTHCHLDLLKKEDLEETLQDKGLEYLITVGYDKKTIKNAIRLSEENPHVFCAIGFHPHEADKVKEEDLLWLKETAQKYPKVKALGEMGLDFYKDYSDRKKQEEVFRKQIAIAKELGLPIVVHSREAERETVSILREEKAYEVSGVMHCFTGSYEFMKACLDLGFYISYSGIITYPNAQNLREVVKRTPTYRLLIETDAPFLAPQPVRGKPNKPSYIRYTAEAMSQLIPNSSFEDIERMTSENAKLLFNLSTNGHKETITYVINNKLYINLTNKCNLHCEFCQRERERNFMVKGYWVWVSRDPSVEEVIREIGDPTKYEEIVFCGYGEPTLRFSALKEIAKWVKEKGGKVRVDTNGLMFTFLPKEKLRELKGLVDVWSVSLNAQDKETYNKVCRPAQGDAFEKVVEFIKEAVKEGFEVVATAVDYEGVDMKKTEELASSLGARFRGRIYESVG from the coding sequence ATGATAGACACGCACTGCCACCTTGACCTTTTGAAGAAGGAAGACTTGGAGGAAACCCTCCAGGACAAGGGATTGGAGTATCTTATAACGGTAGGATACGATAAGAAAACCATAAAAAACGCCATAAGGCTCTCTGAGGAAAACCCTCATGTCTTTTGTGCGATAGGCTTTCATCCCCATGAGGCGGACAAGGTAAAGGAAGAAGACCTACTGTGGCTAAAGGAGACTGCACAAAAATATCCAAAGGTGAAAGCTCTCGGAGAGATGGGTCTGGATTTTTATAAGGACTACTCTGATAGAAAAAAACAAGAAGAGGTCTTTAGAAAACAGATAGCCATAGCCAAGGAGCTTGGACTTCCCATTGTGGTACACTCAAGGGAGGCAGAAAGGGAAACGGTAAGTATCTTGAGAGAAGAAAAGGCATACGAAGTGAGTGGCGTAATGCACTGTTTTACTGGCTCTTACGAATTTATGAAAGCCTGTCTTGACTTGGGCTTTTATATATCCTACTCTGGCATAATTACCTACCCCAACGCTCAAAACCTCAGAGAAGTGGTAAAGAGAACGCCTACCTACAGACTGCTTATTGAAACGGATGCACCCTTCTTGGCACCACAGCCTGTGCGGGGCAAACCCAACAAGCCATCCTACATACGCTACACCGCAGAGGCTATGTCACAACTTATCCCCAACAGCTCCTTTGAAGACATAGAGAGGATGACCTCAGAAAACGCCAAACTTCTCTTTAACCTCTCCACCAACGGTCATAAGGAGACCATAACCTATGTAATAAACAACAAGCTATATATAAACCTTACCAACAAGTGCAATCTCCATTGTGAGTTTTGTCAAAGGGAAAGGGAGAGAAACTTTATGGTAAAGGGCTATTGGGTTTGGGTATCCAGAGACCCCTCTGTGGAAGAGGTGATAAGGGAAATAGGAGACCCTACGAAATACGAAGAGATAGTCTTCTGTGGATACGGCGAGCCTACTTTGAGGTTTTCTGCTCTCAAGGAAATAGCCAAGTGGGTAAAGGAGAAAGGTGGTAAGGTGCGTGTAGATACCAACGGGCTCATGTTTACCTTCCTTCCAAAGGAAAAGCTAAGAGAATTAAAGGGTCTTGTGGATGTGTGGTCGGTGAGCCTTAACGCACAGGACAAGGAAACCTATAACAAAGTCTGCAGACCTGCACAAGGAGATGCCTTTGAAAAGGTTGTGGAGTTTATAAAAGAAGCTGTCAAGGAAGGCTTTGAAGTGGTTGCCACCGCCGTGGACTACGAGGGCGTGGATATGAAAAAAACCGAAGAGCTTGCAAGTTCTCTTGGGGCAAGGTTCCGAGGCAGGATTTACGAGTCCGTGGGTTAA
- a CDS encoding phosphatase PAP2 family protein produces the protein MINIENFTLNHKLFFLINHNRHPLLDVFYRHFYLLGKGWFGAFVGIVLFVLHDPRFVKYLLAMLLQALVVKALKYSIRAKRPSAVLEKVYLLERLRLKSFPSGDSAMSMTIALCLLKGSPHLLKPVLLAYPILIGYGRVYMGAHFPLDVVVGWAIGVVCFLLVCVGF, from the coding sequence ATGATAAATATAGAAAACTTTACCCTTAACCACAAACTCTTTTTCCTTATAAACCACAATAGGCATCCCCTTCTTGATGTTTTCTACAGGCACTTTTACCTTCTTGGAAAGGGTTGGTTTGGGGCTTTTGTGGGGATTGTGCTTTTTGTCTTGCATGACCCCCGCTTTGTGAAATACCTTCTTGCCATGCTATTGCAGGCTCTTGTGGTAAAAGCTCTTAAGTATAGTATAAGGGCAAAAAGACCTTCTGCAGTTCTTGAAAAGGTCTACCTTCTTGAAAGGCTTAGGCTAAAGTCCTTCCCTTCTGGAGACTCCGCCATGTCTATGACTATAGCCTTGTGTCTCTTAAAAGGTTCTCCTCACCTTCTTAAGCCTGTGTTGTTAGCCTATCCTATACTTATAGGCTATGGTAGGGTCTATATGGGTGCTCATTTTCCCTTGGATGTGGTTGTTGGCTGGGCTATAGGTGTGGTATGTTTCCTTTTAGTCTGCGTTGGGTTTTAA